Proteins encoded within one genomic window of Raineyella fluvialis:
- a CDS encoding NADPH:quinone reductase — translation MKAVQITEHGDAGVLRYVDTEVPEPGPGQVRVRVRAAGVNPADTYMVRGGYEFFHNPLPWVPGFDSAGDIDAVGEGVTGLAVGDRAFVAGILGPSDGAFAQHHVAEARIVHRLPDGVGYEEGAALGVPYATAYRALFQRAEVRPGETVLVHGASGGVGQACVQFARAHGARVIATAGTPEGLDLATRQGAHAVVDHSADTHVEALREAAPEGIDAIIEMAASANLESDLGLLARNGRVVIVGARTPVEITPRLVMRTEAAILGLALWHITPEQSRQALSAIGAGLENGTLAPLIGHSLPLERIADAFALVTTGHRSGKVVLTVD, via the coding sequence ATGAAGGCTGTCCAGATCACCGAGCACGGGGATGCCGGTGTGTTGCGCTACGTCGACACCGAGGTGCCCGAGCCGGGCCCCGGGCAGGTCCGGGTGCGGGTCCGAGCGGCCGGGGTCAATCCGGCCGACACCTACATGGTCCGCGGCGGCTACGAGTTCTTCCACAATCCGCTGCCCTGGGTCCCCGGTTTCGACTCGGCCGGCGACATCGACGCCGTCGGTGAGGGAGTGACGGGACTGGCCGTCGGCGACCGGGCCTTCGTCGCCGGCATCCTCGGCCCCAGTGACGGCGCCTTCGCCCAGCACCACGTGGCCGAGGCCCGCATCGTCCACCGGCTCCCCGACGGGGTCGGCTACGAGGAGGGGGCGGCGCTCGGCGTTCCGTACGCGACCGCCTACCGGGCGCTCTTCCAGCGCGCCGAGGTCCGGCCGGGGGAGACGGTGCTCGTCCACGGTGCCAGCGGCGGCGTGGGCCAGGCCTGTGTCCAGTTCGCCCGCGCGCATGGCGCCCGCGTCATCGCCACCGCCGGTACCCCGGAGGGTCTGGACCTGGCCACCCGCCAGGGAGCCCATGCAGTGGTGGACCACAGCGCCGACACTCACGTCGAGGCACTGCGCGAAGCCGCCCCCGAGGGCATCGATGCCATCATCGAGATGGCGGCCAGCGCCAACCTGGAGTCCGACCTCGGCCTGCTGGCTCGCAACGGGCGCGTCGTGATCGTGGGGGCGCGTACGCCGGTGGAGATCACGCCCCGACTCGTGATGCGCACGGAGGCGGCCATCCTGGGGCTCGCCCTGTGGCACATCACCCCCGAGCAGTCTCGGCAGGCGCTCTCGGCCATCGGCGCAGGACTGGAGAACGGGACCCTTGCACCGTTGATCGGCCACAGCCTGCCGTTGGAGCGGATCGCCGACGCCTTCGCACTCGTCACCACTGGCCACCGCTCGGGCAAGGTCGTCCTCACGGTCGACTAG
- a CDS encoding AbrB family transcriptional regulator: MRTSIDPTPRARAVGWVVLVAVTTGLVMIARVVRIPSPEIVAAMVAGTAIALSGRGPRRVPTLLGIGSQAVVGTALGPW; this comes from the coding sequence ATGAGGACCTCCATCGACCCGACCCCGCGCGCCCGGGCCGTCGGCTGGGTGGTCCTGGTGGCTGTCACGACAGGCCTGGTGATGATTGCCCGCGTCGTCCGGATCCCCTCGCCCGAGATCGTCGCGGCGATGGTGGCCGGGACGGCGATCGCGCTCTCCGGACGGGGACCACGTCGCGTCCCGACCCTCCTGGGCATCGGCTCACAAGCGGTGGTGGGCACCGCCCTGGGTCCATGGTGA
- a CDS encoding PIG-L deacetylase family protein — translation MSTLERLPDEDFSRILCVAAHPDDLEYGTSAAVAAWVARGVEVAYLLLTHGEAGMDRPPAEIGPLRDTEQRAACDAVGVSSLTILDFPDGVLSYGLDLRRAIAAEIRRFRPDVVVTGSWEEEVPWGLNQADHRAAGLATLDAIRDAANPWVFPVSPSVGAPDTWQARWLLVSGASRPTHAVDVTGDPLARGIASLASHVHYLAHVTGHASPEDTLRAATTEPGVALGVQSAVAFRAHRL, via the coding sequence ATGAGCACCCTCGAGCGACTGCCCGATGAGGACTTCTCACGGATCCTGTGCGTGGCGGCCCACCCCGACGACCTCGAGTACGGCACGTCCGCGGCCGTGGCGGCCTGGGTGGCGCGTGGCGTGGAGGTGGCCTACCTCCTGCTGACCCATGGAGAGGCGGGCATGGATCGGCCGCCCGCGGAGATCGGACCCTTGCGCGACACCGAGCAACGTGCGGCGTGCGACGCGGTCGGGGTCAGTTCGCTCACCATCCTCGACTTTCCCGACGGTGTCCTCAGCTACGGCCTGGACCTGCGCCGGGCCATCGCCGCGGAGATCCGGCGCTTCCGGCCTGACGTGGTGGTCACCGGCAGCTGGGAGGAGGAAGTGCCCTGGGGCCTCAACCAGGCCGACCATCGGGCGGCCGGGCTGGCCACCCTCGACGCCATCCGCGACGCGGCGAATCCCTGGGTCTTCCCGGTCTCGCCCAGCGTCGGCGCCCCCGACACCTGGCAGGCCCGCTGGCTGTTGGTCAGTGGGGCGAGCCGCCCCACCCACGCCGTCGACGTCACCGGGGATCCACTGGCGCGGGGCATCGCCTCGCTCGCCTCCCACGTCCACTACCTCGCCCACGTCACCGGCCACGCGTCCCCCGAGGACACGCTGCGGGCGGCGACCACTGAGCCCGGCGTCGCCCTCGGGGTCCAGAGCGCGGTGGCCTTCCGTGCCCACCGACTCTGA
- a CDS encoding M23 family metallopeptidase, with amino-acid sequence MLTALAKFGKTLNGAGSKAIGKAVTPIAPGSYSLGSRWGAVGIWATYHTGQDFVAPIGTPIRAAADGVVLSPIAGAWAGTHVIIAHSDGSTLYAHMLATTVTPGQTVHAGDVIGFVGLTGRTTGAHLHFEFYPKGSSLATPYSATDPLLWLASRG; translated from the coding sequence GTGCTCACTGCCCTGGCGAAGTTCGGCAAGACGCTGAACGGCGCCGGCTCGAAGGCCATCGGGAAGGCAGTGACGCCGATCGCCCCCGGCAGCTACAGCCTGGGTTCCCGGTGGGGTGCGGTCGGTATCTGGGCGACGTACCACACCGGCCAGGACTTCGTTGCGCCGATCGGCACCCCGATCCGCGCAGCGGCCGACGGCGTGGTGCTGAGTCCGATCGCCGGGGCCTGGGCCGGTACGCACGTGATCATCGCCCACTCGGACGGGTCCACGCTGTACGCGCACATGCTCGCCACCACGGTCACGCCGGGGCAGACCGTCCACGCCGGTGACGTCATCGGGTTCGTCGGGCTGACCGGCCGTACGACCGGGGCACATCTCCATTTCGAGTTCTATCCCAAGGGGAGCAGCCTGGCGACGCCGTACTCCGCCACGGATCCCCTGCTGTGGCTGGCCTCGCGGGGGTGA
- a CDS encoding AMP-binding protein codes for MSRATEQIRAARDLLLSYRGRVDEAREAFTWPEISGPFNWAIDWVDAIGRGNQNTALWICETDGSERKWTYDDMVRSSDSVAGWLRARGVGKGDTVMLMLGNQIELWDAMLAVMKIGAVILPTAEAVTSEDLADRIARAKVRAVIANAPDTPKFDSVPGDYLRITTSAAHDDWLAFADAHDYPSEPQPVVTDADDPVLQYFTSGTTKEPKLVQHTQLSYPVGHLSTTYFIGVRPGDVHLNISSPGWGKHAWSSFFSPWIAEATIFVYNYRRFDAHDLLRQMRRVDVATFCAPPTVWRMMIQADLGEAPASLREVVGAGEPLNPEVIKKVQDRWGLTIRDGYGQTETTAQIGNAPGEPVKPGSMGKPLPGVPIEVVDPETGQPSDIGEICLRLDPRPLNLMDCYVGMPELTHQVEAGGYYHTGDLVTRDKEGYITYVGRTDDVFKASDYKVSPFELESVLMEHPAVAEAAVVPAPDPTRLAVPKAYVTLAPGFERTRETALSILSYARDHLAPYLRVRRLEFDDLPKTISGKIRRVALRGRELAAHAATHGSSDRGPGSRAEYRYEDFPELRSRH; via the coding sequence TTGAGCCGAGCAACCGAGCAGATCCGCGCCGCGCGCGACCTCCTGCTGTCCTACCGGGGTCGTGTCGACGAGGCCCGGGAGGCCTTCACCTGGCCCGAGATCTCCGGGCCGTTCAACTGGGCCATCGACTGGGTCGACGCGATCGGCCGAGGGAACCAGAACACGGCGCTGTGGATCTGCGAGACCGACGGCAGCGAGCGGAAGTGGACCTACGACGACATGGTCCGCAGCTCCGACTCCGTCGCCGGTTGGCTGCGAGCACGCGGCGTCGGCAAGGGCGACACGGTGATGCTCATGCTCGGCAACCAGATCGAGCTCTGGGACGCCATGCTCGCCGTGATGAAGATCGGCGCCGTCATCCTGCCGACGGCCGAAGCCGTCACCAGTGAGGACCTGGCCGACCGGATCGCCCGGGCCAAGGTGCGGGCGGTCATCGCCAACGCGCCCGATACCCCGAAATTCGACTCGGTGCCCGGCGACTACCTGCGCATCACGACGTCTGCCGCCCATGACGACTGGCTCGCGTTCGCCGATGCGCACGACTATCCGTCCGAGCCACAGCCTGTGGTGACGGACGCGGACGATCCGGTGCTGCAGTACTTCACCTCGGGCACCACGAAGGAACCGAAGCTCGTCCAGCACACGCAACTCTCCTATCCGGTCGGTCACCTGTCGACGACGTACTTCATCGGAGTGCGCCCCGGTGACGTCCACCTCAACATCAGCTCCCCGGGATGGGGCAAACACGCCTGGAGCAGCTTCTTCTCCCCCTGGATCGCCGAGGCGACGATCTTCGTCTACAACTACCGCAGGTTCGATGCCCACGACCTGCTACGGCAGATGCGTCGCGTCGACGTCGCCACCTTCTGCGCTCCGCCGACGGTGTGGCGGATGATGATCCAGGCCGATCTGGGCGAGGCTCCGGCTTCGCTGCGGGAGGTCGTCGGCGCCGGGGAACCGCTCAACCCCGAGGTGATCAAGAAGGTCCAGGACCGCTGGGGCCTCACCATCCGCGACGGGTACGGACAGACCGAGACCACCGCCCAGATCGGCAACGCGCCAGGTGAGCCCGTGAAGCCGGGTTCGATGGGCAAGCCCCTGCCGGGCGTGCCGATCGAAGTCGTCGATCCGGAGACCGGGCAGCCCTCCGACATCGGCGAGATCTGCCTGCGGCTCGACCCGCGGCCGCTGAACCTGATGGACTGCTACGTGGGGATGCCCGAACTGACCCACCAGGTGGAGGCCGGTGGCTACTACCACACCGGGGACCTCGTCACGCGGGACAAGGAGGGCTACATCACCTACGTCGGTCGTACGGACGACGTGTTCAAGGCCTCCGACTACAAGGTGTCGCCCTTCGAGCTCGAGAGTGTGCTGATGGAGCACCCGGCCGTCGCCGAGGCCGCCGTGGTGCCGGCGCCCGATCCGACGCGCCTCGCCGTGCCCAAGGCCTACGTCACGCTCGCGCCGGGCTTCGAGCGCACCCGGGAGACAGCCCTGTCGATCCTCTCGTACGCCCGCGATCATCTCGCCCCGTACCTGCGGGTGCGGCGCCTGGAGTTCGACGACCTGCCGAAGACCATCTCCGGCAAGATCCGCCGGGTCGCGCTGCGTGGTCGCGAGCTCGCGGCGCATGCTGCGACCCATGGCTCCTCGGACCGCGGACCGGGCAGCCGGGCGGAGTATCGCTACGAGGACTTCCCCGAGTTGCGGTCGCGGCACTGA
- the thpR gene encoding RNA 2',3'-cyclic phosphodiesterase, with amino-acid sequence MPTDSDPALAAPSVRDDGGAAVEPAARRMFLALMPDPAAKARLSRWLAVPGTGALPSGWRTTLPDSWHVTLVFMAAVPEAAAGRLLRGITEVAARTPPLPLNWGRTGAFPRATSARVAWIGVVDDPIAESGPGHRGVAELAKASRHAAMAARADPDRTTFRAHLTLGRTGRARDLTEYLAQPGAPEGPAWVADRIVLVESRLGKGEGGRPRYVEMASWPLSS; translated from the coding sequence GTGCCCACCGACTCTGACCCTGCCCTGGCCGCGCCCAGCGTCCGCGACGACGGTGGAGCGGCCGTCGAGCCCGCCGCCCGGCGGATGTTCCTCGCCCTGATGCCGGACCCGGCGGCCAAGGCCAGGCTCAGCAGATGGCTCGCCGTCCCCGGCACCGGGGCGCTGCCGAGCGGATGGCGTACGACCTTGCCGGACAGTTGGCACGTCACCCTCGTCTTCATGGCTGCGGTCCCCGAGGCTGCCGCCGGACGATTGCTCCGCGGCATCACGGAGGTGGCGGCACGGACCCCTCCGCTGCCACTCAACTGGGGCCGCACCGGCGCCTTCCCCCGAGCCACCTCTGCGCGCGTGGCCTGGATCGGCGTCGTGGACGATCCGATCGCGGAGTCAGGCCCGGGTCACCGTGGCGTCGCCGAGTTGGCGAAGGCCTCCCGGCACGCCGCGATGGCGGCCCGCGCGGATCCGGATCGGACGACGTTCCGGGCCCATCTCACCCTCGGGCGGACGGGCCGCGCCCGGGACCTCACGGAGTACCTGGCCCAGCCCGGTGCACCGGAGGGACCGGCCTGGGTGGCCGACCGCATCGTGCTCGTCGAGTCGCGCCTCGGCAAGGGGGAGGGTGGCCGGCCGCGGTACGTCGAGATGGCCTCCTGGCCCCTCAGCTCCTAG
- a CDS encoding competence/damage-inducible protein A, with product MSNPTAAILVIGDEILSGRTRDENMYYLAGVLSAHGIDLREVRVVPDDQSAIVEGVNALRCAYEHVFTSGGIGPTHDDITADAIATAFGVPIVVDPEAEERIRGYCAKRGMTYTVEEQRMARIPAGATLITNELSGAPGFTVENVHVMAGVPVIFRAMVGAVLPGLAQGRPLTVRDYRVQRPESSIAGELRTLAESYGDLTIGSYPSMLEGRSGTTIVVRGLDADRVTEAISALHDAFPA from the coding sequence GTGTCCAACCCCACCGCAGCCATCCTCGTGATCGGCGACGAGATCCTGTCCGGACGTACGCGCGACGAGAACATGTACTACCTCGCCGGAGTGCTCAGCGCCCACGGGATCGACCTGCGGGAGGTCCGGGTGGTGCCCGACGACCAGTCCGCGATCGTCGAGGGGGTCAACGCCCTGCGCTGTGCCTACGAGCACGTGTTCACGTCGGGGGGTATCGGTCCCACCCATGACGACATCACCGCGGACGCCATCGCGACGGCGTTCGGCGTCCCGATCGTTGTGGATCCCGAGGCTGAGGAGCGGATCCGCGGATATTGCGCGAAGCGGGGGATGACCTACACCGTGGAGGAGCAGCGGATGGCCCGCATTCCTGCCGGTGCCACGCTGATTACCAATGAGTTGTCCGGCGCGCCGGGCTTCACCGTGGAGAACGTGCACGTCATGGCGGGGGTCCCGGTGATCTTCCGGGCCATGGTGGGGGCGGTCCTCCCCGGCTTGGCGCAGGGACGTCCGCTCACCGTACGTGACTATCGCGTGCAGCGTCCGGAGAGCTCCATCGCCGGTGAGTTGCGCACCCTTGCCGAGTCGTACGGGGATCTCACCATCGGGTCCTACCCGTCCATGCTCGAAGGCCGCTCCGGCACGACCATCGTCGTCCGCGGTCTGGACGCGGACCGTGTCACCGAGGCCATCTCCGCCCTCCACGACGCCTTTCCGGCCTAG
- a CDS encoding DUF3105 domain-containing protein, which translates to MTPDNSSNRRARLAALQAADDRKKRRRRLIVIIGGVVAALAVVAAIAIPLALRAQQPKADTSLDAVKQFSGLSNKHTTSSVSYPMSPPVGGDHDPTPQNCGVYTAPVRNENAVHSLEHGAVWITYTPDLAPDQVSVLQADAKGHTHVLVSPYPGLGSAVVLNAWGLQLPVDSASDPRVAAFIKTYEQGPQTPEPGAECSGGTGTPLS; encoded by the coding sequence GTGACCCCGGACAACTCCTCGAACCGTCGCGCACGCCTCGCCGCGCTGCAGGCCGCCGATGACCGCAAGAAGCGCCGACGACGCCTGATCGTCATCATCGGTGGCGTGGTCGCGGCGTTGGCTGTCGTGGCTGCCATCGCGATCCCCCTCGCGCTGCGCGCCCAGCAGCCGAAGGCGGACACGTCCCTGGACGCCGTGAAACAGTTCTCCGGCCTCAGCAACAAGCACACCACCAGTTCAGTGAGCTACCCGATGTCACCACCGGTCGGCGGCGATCACGATCCGACCCCGCAGAACTGCGGCGTCTACACCGCGCCGGTGCGCAACGAGAATGCCGTGCACTCCCTGGAGCACGGCGCGGTCTGGATCACCTACACACCGGACCTGGCGCCCGACCAGGTGTCCGTCCTGCAGGCCGATGCCAAGGGACACACCCACGTGCTCGTCAGCCCCTACCCCGGCCTCGGTTCCGCGGTGGTCCTCAACGCCTGGGGCCTGCAGCTGCCCGTCGACAGCGCCTCGGATCCCCGCGTGGCGGCGTTCATCAAGACGTACGAGCAGGGCCCCCAGACCCCCGAGCCGGGTGCCGAATGCTCCGGGGGGACCGGGACGCCGCTGTCCTGA
- a CDS encoding glucosaminidase domain-containing protein — MASVLLVFGGAIFSPYARAVAPSTYIKQTVDAAQGVQRQYKVPASVALAQSILESGWGDSSLSRTYHNYFGIKCTSQKSPFQQGCVSLQTKEYSSSGTSMTIVDGFRTYATTADSFSDYGLLLSSLSRYRAAFSHTDDPNQFIRDIAAGGYATDPQYADLVIRIMQQYNLYQYDKISVSPPTAAAVANVTSTAPTVTASTAPATTKASTPATATPSPATTTSSPSRATATATAAPSTAPSHAPTISASAAASTAPTATAVSTDKKAGLDSVIWVINPQTDRVYFSGPVYDGSGKLLANASFQVVDTTGATLGTVTTDAQGRLDDSLQLPANWAKIPNFEVTIRIQGSTTTTYTEGSTTLPAGNTAGAQSGALTGADPTVASARDTGLDRDHQLPTTTSPSASSHATSTATPTSHSATPIWPAGRGTPSASGSVSASASASATPSPSPSGSTTAVPTTPAATTGGGSPLVDRAANAITARLPRTGGPAAIIGLLGLGTLAAGATLLHSSRRLAPRDQD; from the coding sequence GTGGCGTCGGTTCTTCTCGTGTTCGGTGGAGCGATATTCTCCCCGTACGCCAGGGCCGTCGCTCCCTCCACCTACATCAAGCAGACGGTCGACGCGGCGCAGGGCGTCCAGCGCCAATACAAGGTTCCCGCCTCGGTTGCCCTCGCCCAGTCCATCCTCGAGTCCGGTTGGGGAGATTCCTCATTGTCCCGGACGTACCACAACTACTTCGGGATCAAATGCACCTCGCAGAAGAGCCCGTTCCAGCAGGGCTGCGTGTCCCTGCAGACGAAGGAGTATTCGTCGAGCGGTACCTCGATGACGATCGTCGACGGATTCCGGACGTACGCGACCACCGCGGATTCCTTCTCCGACTACGGCCTGTTGCTGAGCTCCCTCAGCCGTTATCGTGCGGCGTTCTCGCACACCGATGATCCGAACCAGTTCATCCGCGATATCGCCGCCGGTGGCTATGCGACCGATCCGCAATACGCGGATCTGGTGATCAGGATCATGCAGCAGTACAACCTGTACCAATACGACAAGATCTCCGTGTCTCCGCCGACCGCGGCGGCGGTGGCGAACGTGACGAGCACAGCTCCCACGGTGACCGCCTCGACCGCCCCCGCGACCACCAAGGCGAGTACCCCGGCAACGGCGACCCCCTCGCCGGCCACCACGACCTCCTCGCCGAGCCGGGCCACCGCGACGGCGACCGCCGCACCCAGCACCGCGCCCAGCCACGCCCCGACCATCTCCGCCTCGGCGGCCGCGAGCACGGCGCCGACGGCCACCGCCGTCTCGACGGACAAGAAGGCCGGCCTGGATAGCGTCATCTGGGTCATCAATCCTCAGACCGACCGGGTGTACTTCAGCGGACCCGTCTATGACGGGAGCGGGAAGCTCCTGGCCAACGCATCCTTCCAGGTCGTCGACACCACCGGCGCCACCCTCGGGACGGTCACCACCGACGCCCAGGGTCGCTTGGACGACTCCCTGCAGCTACCGGCGAACTGGGCCAAGATCCCGAACTTCGAGGTCACCATCCGGATCCAGGGCTCGACCACGACGACCTATACCGAGGGCTCGACGACACTCCCCGCAGGCAACACCGCGGGAGCCCAGTCCGGCGCGCTGACCGGGGCGGATCCCACCGTCGCCTCAGCACGGGACACCGGCCTGGACCGTGACCACCAGCTGCCGACGACGACGAGCCCCTCGGCCTCGTCCCACGCGACCAGCACAGCCACCCCGACCTCCCACTCGGCCACACCGATCTGGCCGGCGGGGCGCGGGACGCCCTCGGCCTCCGGCTCGGTATCCGCCTCGGCTTCCGCCTCGGCGACCCCGTCGCCCTCGCCGTCGGGTTCCACCACTGCGGTGCCGACGACGCCCGCCGCGACCACCGGCGGCGGGTCACCGCTCGTGGACCGCGCAGCGAACGCCATCACCGCTCGACTGCCGCGCACGGGTGGCCCGGCGGCCATCATCGGCCTCCTGGGGCTGGGAACCCTGGCGGCGGGCGCCACCCTGCTCCACTCCTCCCGCAGGCTCGCGCCCCGCGACCAGGACTGA
- a CDS encoding HNH endonuclease family protein produces the protein MTAGVVLSMVVVTAALSGCAAASTLSSPVSAGSTTDASSTQSPSSADSRGTGTAVAALAALPVKGRAPKTGYQRSAFGQAWADVDRNGCDTRNDILRRDARDVTLKPGTNGCVVASGTLQDRYSGTAFRFVRGDGQVEIDHVVALSDAWQKGAQAWTAETRAAFANDPLNLVATESALNQQKGDGDAATWLPPYGAGRCAYVARQIAVKKTYGLWLTVAERDAMGRVLAGCPREPLPSGDDRAPLAAG, from the coding sequence GTGACGGCCGGGGTCGTCCTGTCGATGGTGGTCGTGACGGCGGCCCTCAGCGGATGTGCCGCAGCATCCACCCTGTCCTCGCCCGTCTCCGCGGGGTCCACCACCGATGCGTCGAGCACCCAGTCCCCGAGCTCTGCCGACTCCCGCGGCACCGGCACGGCCGTGGCGGCCCTGGCGGCGCTGCCCGTCAAGGGTCGGGCGCCGAAGACGGGCTACCAGCGTTCTGCGTTCGGGCAGGCCTGGGCCGACGTCGACCGGAACGGCTGTGACACCCGCAATGACATCCTGCGCCGCGACGCGAGGGACGTGACGCTCAAGCCCGGGACGAACGGGTGCGTTGTCGCCTCGGGCACCCTGCAGGACCGCTACTCGGGCACGGCGTTCCGGTTCGTCCGCGGCGACGGCCAGGTGGAGATCGACCACGTGGTCGCCCTGTCCGATGCCTGGCAGAAGGGGGCCCAGGCGTGGACCGCCGAGACGCGCGCTGCCTTCGCCAACGACCCGCTCAACCTGGTCGCCACAGAATCCGCGCTCAACCAGCAGAAAGGTGACGGTGACGCCGCCACCTGGCTGCCGCCCTACGGTGCCGGCCGGTGCGCGTACGTCGCTCGCCAGATCGCGGTCAAGAAGACCTATGGCCTGTGGCTGACCGTGGCCGAGCGCGATGCCATGGGACGCGTGCTCGCCGGTTGCCCCCGCGAGCCCCTGCCCTCCGGTGATGACCGGGCACCGCTGGCCGCGGGCTGA
- a CDS encoding AbrB family transcriptional regulator — translation MVTSGELHALGQEWAGVLAVTLLTLLISFGSGFLLALHPAVDRITGVLSMAAGGASGLVAVAADLGGDIRMVGTLQYTRVLLITASTPPVAAYVFHAPPAGVTAATSAAGRGIAVGLVCTVAGVLVARLSRVPAGDLLGPMIAAAAVSISGGLPAPVLPGIVVAVAYVMIGWSATLGFTRAALGVVARVLPLSLGLVLLLMGVSAVTGVWLARLAGLPDLDGYLATTPGGMMAVLAVAAASGGNVTFITGVQAVRLFLMLALTPLLTGWLRRRGRRTPETSPAGR, via the coding sequence ATGGTGACCAGCGGCGAACTGCACGCGCTGGGGCAGGAATGGGCCGGAGTCCTGGCGGTCACCCTGCTCACCCTGCTGATCAGTTTCGGCTCGGGGTTCCTGCTCGCGCTTCATCCGGCGGTCGACCGGATCACCGGGGTGCTCTCGATGGCCGCGGGCGGGGCGAGCGGCCTGGTCGCCGTCGCCGCTGATCTCGGCGGTGACATCCGGATGGTCGGCACCCTTCAGTACACCCGCGTCCTGCTCATCACCGCCTCGACTCCCCCCGTGGCGGCGTACGTCTTCCATGCGCCGCCAGCCGGCGTCACGGCGGCTACCTCAGCGGCAGGCCGGGGGATCGCCGTCGGGCTGGTGTGCACCGTGGCGGGCGTGCTGGTGGCGCGCCTGTCCCGTGTGCCGGCCGGAGATCTGCTGGGCCCGATGATCGCAGCCGCAGCGGTGAGCATCTCGGGCGGACTGCCGGCCCCCGTGCTTCCCGGGATCGTGGTCGCCGTGGCGTACGTGATGATCGGTTGGTCGGCCACCCTGGGCTTCACCCGGGCAGCCCTCGGTGTCGTGGCCCGCGTCCTGCCCCTGTCGCTCGGGCTGGTGCTGCTGCTGATGGGTGTCAGCGCGGTGACCGGGGTCTGGCTGGCCCGGCTCGCCGGTTTGCCGGACCTCGACGGTTACCTCGCCACCACCCCGGGCGGCATGATGGCCGTCCTCGCCGTCGCCGCAGCTTCGGGCGGCAACGTCACCTTCATCACCGGCGTGCAGGCCGTACGCCTCTTCCTCATGCTGGCGCTGACACCACTGTTGACGGGCTGGCTGCGGCGGCGCGGCCGGCGGACACCGGAGACTTCCCCCGCCGGTCGGTGA
- a CDS encoding DUF2231 domain-containing protein, with protein sequence MFDVIFGLPVHILVLHAYVVLGPLAAAAAIAYAARPAWRRILKWPVVVLAVVTGVSAFVTKESGEKLQGRLVPRHDSGSTDPQVRAILAHTEIGDVAGIVGILFMLVVLVAVLWALRERAGERAQGFLAVAAVVVVIVAAASLLVSVVWAGHTGAVAAWQARIAATTPGSGD encoded by the coding sequence ATGTTCGACGTCATCTTCGGCCTCCCCGTCCACATCCTGGTCTTGCACGCGTACGTCGTTCTGGGGCCCCTGGCCGCGGCCGCTGCCATCGCTTACGCGGCCCGGCCGGCTTGGCGCAGGATACTGAAGTGGCCGGTCGTCGTCCTCGCAGTCGTCACCGGCGTGAGTGCTTTCGTGACGAAGGAGAGCGGGGAGAAGCTCCAGGGCAGGCTCGTGCCTCGGCACGACTCCGGCAGCACCGATCCGCAGGTACGGGCGATCCTCGCCCACACCGAGATCGGGGACGTGGCCGGAATCGTCGGAATCCTCTTCATGCTGGTGGTACTCGTGGCGGTGCTGTGGGCCCTTCGGGAGCGAGCGGGGGAGCGCGCCCAGGGATTCCTCGCCGTTGCTGCGGTGGTGGTGGTGATCGTGGCGGCCGCGAGCCTCCTGGTGTCCGTCGTGTGGGCCGGTCACACCGGCGCCGTGGCCGCGTGGCAGGCCCGGATCGCCGCGACCACGCCGGGTTCCGGGGACTGA